From the genome of Neodiprion pinetum isolate iyNeoPine1 chromosome 3, iyNeoPine1.2, whole genome shotgun sequence, one region includes:
- the LOC124215480 gene encoding uncharacterized protein isoform X5, whose protein sequence is MGIALRRFRVPGSVPPGSCAPGPLPGETRPPGQALRSFCASVMAVQVLHSVKLDLQDKGSVIPALQVLEKLRVSHVWMGETGLVQQATRH, encoded by the exons ATgggaatcgcgctccgcagatttcgagtacccgGTTCTgtacctcctggatcctgtgctccgggtccgctacctggtgaaactcgacctccaggacaagcgctccgtagtttctgcgcttcAG ttATGGCTGTCCAAGTTCTCCACTCGGTGAAACTTGACCTCCAGGACAAGGGCTCCGTGATTCCTGCGCTTCAG GTATTGGAAAAATTACGTGTGTCACACGTGTGGATGGGAGAAACAGGACTCGT
- the LOC124215480 gene encoding uncharacterized protein isoform X1 — MGIALRRFRVPGSVPPGSCAPGPLPGETRPPGQALRSFCASVMAVQVLHSVKLDLQDKGSVIPALQVSYLVKLDLQDNCSVVSALQVSYLVKLDLQDKRTGVPAPQVIYLTNYDFQVLDLMNSDLQDQCSTVSAFQVLYMVNFDLQDECSVVPAQCSEQ; from the exons ATgggaatcgcgctccgcagatttcgagtacccgGTTCTgtacctcctggatcctgtgctccgggtccgctacctggtgaaactcgacctccaggacaagcgctccgtagtttctgcgcttcAG ttATGGCTGTCCAAGTTCTCCACTCGGTGAAACTTGACCTCCAGGACAAGGGCTCCGTGATTCCTGCGCTTCAGGTaagctacctggtgaaactcgacctccaggacaattgctccgtagtttctgcgctccaggtaagctacctggtgaaactcgacctCCAGGATAAACGCACTGGGGTTCCTGCGCCCCAGGTGATTTACCTGACGAATTACGACTTCCAAGTCCTCGACCTGATGAATTCCGACCTCCAGGACCAGTGCTCCACAGTTTCTGCATTTCAGGTCCTTTACATGGTGAATTTCGACCTCCAGGACGAgtgctccgtagttcctgcTCAGTGCAGTGAGCAGTGA